CTTCCATCTAAATTCCTTCTCATACAATCTGCACTTCCTAAATATAACTCTTCTTCTCCATTGTTTTCAAAATAATATATTCTATCATGTTCTAAAAATCTTCCAACTAAACTATAAACCTTTATATTTTCGCTTAATCCAGCTATTCCGGTCTTTAAACAACAAGCTCCTCTAACAATTAAAGTAACCTCAACTCCAGCTTTAGAAGCATCATAAAGCTTTTCTATTATTCCTTGATCTGTTAAACCATTCACTTTAATAACTACTTTTCCTAATCCACCTTTTGAAATATTTTCAATCTCTCTATCAATAAATCTGTATAATGTATCTCTTAAATGAGTTGGTGCAACTATTAGTTTTTTCCAATCATCTATCTTTGAAAATCCAGTTAATTTATTAAAAAGATAACTTGCATCTATTCCCATCTCTTCATCCATAGTAAAGAATGAGTAATCTACATATAGTTTTGCTGTTGAATCATTATAATTTCCTGTTCCTAAATGTACATATCTTTTTATCCCATCCTCTTCTTTTCTAATTATCAATAAACATTTGGCATGAGTTTTTAACCCACTTAATCCATAAATTACATGACACCCTGCTTCTTCTAGCTCTCTTGCCCATTTAACATTTCTTTCTTCATCAAATCGAGCTTTTAATTCTACTAATACTGTCACTTGTTTTCCATTTTCAGCAGCTTTTTTTAAATATTTTATTATTGGTGAATCACCACTTACTCTATATAAAGTTTGTTTTATAGCTAAAACTTTAGGATCTTGAGCTGATATTTTTACCAAGTCAACCACATGATCAAAGCTT
This region of Cetobacterium somerae ATCC BAA-474 genomic DNA includes:
- the ppk1 gene encoding polyphosphate kinase 1 yields the protein IDTFRPFPHLNSGAINLILNVKEKDGISFAIVEIPRVVNRLIKLPGGNNFILLEEVIKNNLHRLFNGYEIIDIGYFRITRDEDLGIDENSGAEDLLVEIEKEVKNRKWGNPVRVEYIRGVSNKSLEFLKEQIELEEENFYPVLGPLDLTFLWGMVDVDGVEELKFEKNIPRYYKELAGENIFKVLSKRNILLRHPFESFDHVVDLVKISAQDPKVLAIKQTLYRVSGDSPIIKYLKKAAENGKQVTVLVELKARFDEERNVKWARELEEAGCHVIYGLSGLKTHAKCLLIIRKEEDGIKRYVHLGTGNYNDSTAKLYVDYSFFTMDEEMGIDASYLFNKLTGFSKIDDWKKLIVAPTHLRDTLYRFIDREIENISKGGLGKVVIKVNGLTDQGIIEKLYDASKAGVEVTLIVRGACCLKTGIAGLSENIKVYSLVGRFLEHDRIYYFENNGEEELYLGSADCMRRNLDG